From the genome of Marixanthomonas ophiurae, one region includes:
- a CDS encoding bifunctional nuclease family protein → MSLVRLNIKGISYSQTQNGAYALILSEMDGERKLPIVIGAFEAQSIAIALEKEIKPPRPLTHDLFKNFADRFEIVIKQVIIHKLVDGVFYSSIICERDGLEEIVDARTSDAIALALRFNAPIFTYKAILDKAGIFLKTTPKKKKDKISKDEESVLEELIGGEDKESVAPSKQNFSKFSLKKLNEMLDEAVANEDYERAASIRDEISKRE, encoded by the coding sequence ATGAGTCTTGTAAGACTAAACATAAAAGGAATTTCCTATAGCCAAACGCAAAATGGCGCATACGCTTTAATATTAAGCGAAATGGATGGGGAACGAAAATTACCAATCGTTATTGGAGCCTTTGAAGCGCAATCTATTGCTATTGCGTTGGAAAAAGAAATAAAACCCCCTCGCCCACTCACCCACGACCTTTTTAAAAATTTCGCAGACCGGTTTGAAATCGTAATCAAGCAAGTGATTATTCACAAGTTGGTCGATGGTGTTTTTTACTCCAGCATTATATGTGAACGCGACGGATTGGAAGAAATAGTTGATGCTCGCACAAGCGATGCTATTGCATTAGCACTTCGGTTTAATGCACCTATTTTTACCTATAAAGCTATTCTAGATAAGGCCGGAATCTTTTTAAAAACAACCCCTAAAAAGAAAAAAGATAAAATTTCAAAGGATGAAGAGTCAGTCTTAGAAGAGTTAATTGGTGGAGAAGATAAAGAATCAGTTGCACCTTCAAAACAGAACTTTAGTAAGTTTTCTTTAAAGAAATTAAATGAAATGCTAGATGAAGCTGTTGCTAATGAAGACTACGAGAGAGCAGCTAGTATTCGAGATGAAATTTCAAAACGAGAATAA